In Jejubacter calystegiae, the following are encoded in one genomic region:
- the rapA gene encoding RNA polymerase-associated protein RapA, with protein sequence MPFTPGQRWISDTESELGLGTVVALDARTVTLLFPATGENRLYARNDSPVTRVMFNPGDTITSHEGWQLKVDSVSEEKGLLSYTGTRLDTGETDVTLREVMLDSKLVFSKPQDRLFAGQLDRMDRFALRYRARQYQSQQYRQSWSGLRGMRTNLIPHQLHIARDVGTRHAPRVLLADEVGLGKTIEAGMIIHQQLLSGAASRVLIVVPETLQHQWLVEMLRRFNLRFALFDDDRYTEAQHESDNPFETEQLVICSLDFVRRNKQRLEQLSEAMWDLLVVDEAHHLVWSTDAPSREYQAIEQIASQTPGVLLLTATPEQLGMESHFARLRLLDPDRFHDFDLFVEEQQHFRPVADAVALLLKGERLSDESLNAISDLLGEQDVEPLLQTANSEHDGSDAARRELINMLMDRHGTSRVLFRNTRGGVKGFPQRELHTIRLPLPTQYQTAIKVSGIMSSRQSQEERARDMLYPEQIYQTFEGDSGTWWNFDPRVEWLMGWLTSHRSQKVLVICSRADTALQLEQVLREREGIRAAVFHEGMSIIERDRAAAWFAEEDTGAQVLLCSEIGSEGRNFQFASHLVMFDLPFNPDLLEQRIGRLDRIGQAHDIQIHIPYLEKTAQSVLVRWYHEGLDAFEHTCPTGRAIYDSVYPQLIGYLANPDNMDGFDPLIAQCREQHEALKTQLEQGRDRLLELHSNGGEQAQQLAEEIAAQDNDIQLVNFAMNLFDIIGINQDDRGDNMIVLTPSDHMLVPDFPGLPEDGCTITFDRDVALSREDAQFVTWEHPIIRNGLDLILSGDTGSNAISLLKNKALPVGTLLLELVYVVEAQAPKQLQLHRFLPATPVRMLLDKNGANLAGQVEFESFNRQLSAVNRHTGSKLVNAMQQDAHAILQLAEPQMNEAARQLIDAARAEADEKLSAEYARLEALKAVNPNIRDDELEAIEYNRQQVLEALDQASWRLDALRPIVVTHQ encoded by the coding sequence ATGCCTTTTACCCCTGGTCAACGCTGGATTAGCGATACGGAAAGTGAACTGGGACTGGGTACCGTGGTTGCGCTTGATGCGCGTACGGTGACCCTGCTCTTTCCCGCCACCGGCGAAAACCGCCTCTATGCCAGAAACGACTCCCCCGTCACCCGCGTCATGTTTAACCCGGGCGATACCATCACCAGCCATGAGGGCTGGCAGTTAAAGGTAGATAGCGTCAGCGAAGAAAAGGGACTGCTAAGCTATACGGGAACCCGGCTCGACACCGGCGAAACCGACGTTACGCTGCGCGAAGTGATGCTCGACAGCAAACTGGTGTTCAGCAAACCACAGGATCGGCTGTTCGCCGGTCAGCTCGACCGCATGGATCGGTTTGCGCTGCGCTATCGTGCCCGTCAGTATCAGAGTCAACAGTATCGCCAGTCCTGGAGCGGCCTGCGCGGTATGCGCACTAACCTGATTCCCCATCAGTTACACATCGCCCGCGATGTGGGTACCCGTCACGCCCCGCGCGTACTGCTGGCGGATGAAGTTGGCCTGGGTAAAACCATCGAAGCCGGGATGATCATTCACCAGCAGTTACTATCCGGCGCCGCCAGCCGGGTGCTGATTGTGGTGCCGGAAACACTCCAGCACCAGTGGCTGGTAGAGATGCTGCGCCGCTTTAACCTGCGTTTCGCCCTGTTCGATGACGATCGCTACACCGAAGCCCAGCACGAATCCGACAACCCCTTCGAAACCGAGCAACTGGTGATTTGCTCCCTCGACTTCGTGCGCCGCAATAAGCAGCGTCTGGAGCAGTTGAGCGAAGCTATGTGGGATCTGCTGGTAGTCGATGAGGCTCATCACCTGGTCTGGAGCACCGATGCACCCAGCCGTGAATACCAGGCCATTGAGCAAATCGCCAGCCAGACCCCCGGCGTACTGCTACTGACCGCCACCCCAGAACAGTTGGGGATGGAGAGCCACTTTGCCCGCTTGCGCCTGCTGGATCCCGATCGCTTCCACGATTTCGACCTCTTTGTGGAAGAGCAGCAGCACTTCCGCCCGGTGGCGGACGCTGTAGCCCTGTTGCTAAAAGGCGAACGGCTGAGCGACGAATCGCTGAACGCCATCAGCGACCTGTTGGGCGAGCAGGATGTCGAACCTCTGCTGCAGACTGCCAACAGCGAGCATGATGGCAGTGACGCAGCACGCCGCGAACTGATTAACATGCTGATGGACAGGCACGGCACCAGCCGGGTGCTGTTCCGTAACACCCGCGGCGGCGTGAAAGGCTTTCCCCAGCGAGAGCTGCACACCATACGCCTGCCGCTGCCAACGCAATACCAGACCGCCATTAAAGTCTCCGGCATTATGAGTTCGCGCCAGTCGCAGGAAGAGCGGGCACGGGATATGCTCTATCCCGAACAAATCTACCAGACCTTCGAAGGCGACAGCGGTACCTGGTGGAATTTCGACCCGCGGGTGGAATGGCTGATGGGCTGGCTGACCAGTCACCGCTCACAGAAGGTGTTGGTGATCTGCTCCCGCGCCGACACCGCGCTTCAGCTTGAGCAAGTACTGCGTGAACGCGAAGGCATCCGCGCTGCGGTATTCCATGAAGGGATGTCGATTATCGAGCGTGACCGTGCCGCCGCCTGGTTCGCTGAAGAAGATACCGGCGCTCAGGTGCTGCTGTGCTCTGAGATAGGTTCCGAAGGCCGCAACTTCCAGTTCGCCAGCCACCTGGTGATGTTCGATCTCCCCTTTAACCCGGATCTGCTGGAGCAGCGCATCGGCCGCCTGGACCGCATCGGTCAGGCCCACGATATTCAGATCCATATTCCGTATCTGGAAAAAACCGCCCAGTCGGTGCTGGTTCGCTGGTATCACGAAGGGCTGGACGCCTTCGAGCACACCTGCCCCACCGGTCGCGCTATCTACGATAGCGTCTATCCGCAGCTTATCGGCTACCTGGCGAATCCGGACAATATGGACGGCTTCGACCCGCTTATCGCCCAGTGTCGCGAGCAACATGAAGCGCTCAAGACTCAACTGGAACAGGGACGCGACCGCCTGCTGGAGCTGCACTCCAACGGTGGCGAGCAGGCCCAGCAACTGGCGGAAGAGATCGCCGCCCAGGATAACGATATCCAGTTGGTCAACTTCGCCATGAACCTGTTCGATATCATCGGCATCAACCAGGACGATCGCGGCGACAATATGATCGTGCTGACCCCTTCCGATCACATGCTGGTGCCAGACTTCCCGGGTCTGCCGGAGGATGGCTGCACGATCACCTTCGATCGCGATGTGGCGCTGTCCCGCGAAGATGCTCAGTTCGTTACCTGGGAGCATCCGATTATCCGCAACGGCCTGGATCTGATTCTTTCCGGCGACACCGGCAGCAACGCCATTTCACTGCTGAAAAACAAAGCGCTGCCGGTCGGTACACTGCTGCTGGAACTGGTCTACGTGGTCGAGGCTCAGGCCCCGAAACAGCTGCAGCTGCATCGCTTCCTGCCAGCGACGCCGGTACGTATGCTGCTGGATAAAAACGGTGCCAACCTTGCCGGCCAGGTGGAGTTCGAAAGCTTTAACCGCCAGCTGAGCGCCGTGAATCGTCATACCGGTAGCAAACTGGTCAACGCCATGCAGCAGGACGCTCACGCTATCCTGCAGCTGGCTGAGCCGCAGATGAACGAAGCCGCCCGCCAGCTTATCGACGCCGCGCGCGCCGAAGCCGACGAAAAGCTCAGCGCCGAATATGCGCGCCTGGAAGCGCTGAAGGCGGTAAACCCCAACATCCGCGATGACGAGCTGGAAGCCATTGAGTACAACCGTCAGCAGGTGCTGGAGGCGCTGGATCAGGCCAGCTGGCGTCTGGATGCGCTGCGTCCTATCGTGGTCACGCACCAGTAA
- the polB gene encoding DNA polymerase II gives MAETRQGFLLTRHWRDTPRGTEVSFWLATDKGPLRVVLPPQESVCFIPDAQRELASRLLAGENHWRLADLTLRDFQRRPVCGLYTRQHRQMMRLEKRLREGGVHLCEADIRPPERYLMERFINAPVRVSGEWQGNALVNARMAPEPDYRPPLKWVSLDIETSRHGELYCIGLEGCGQRTVYMLGPENGDPQAVDFELEYVSSRPRLLEKLNDWFERQDPDVLIGWNLVQFDLRVLQKHAERYGIPLRLGRAGTALEWREHGFKPGVWFAQAEGRLIIDGIEALKSAFWNFSSFSLETVARELLGEGKAIDDPWHRMGEIERRFNEDKPALATYNLKDCELVTRIFHKTELMPFLLERATVNGLPADRHGGSVAAFCHLYFPRMHRIGYVAPNLGEVPPQASPGGYVMDSRPGLYDSVLVLDYKSLYPSIIHTFLIDPVGLVEGMAHPEPEHSVEGFLGAWFSRSQHCLPAIVTQIWQGREAAKRQGNRPLSQALKIIMNAFYGVLGTSACRFFDPRLASSITMRGHEIMRLTREWIEAQGFDVIYGDTDSTFVWLKRAYSDDEARAIGQRLADGVNQWWRQQLGENQRLESALELEFETHFTRFLMPTIRGTDAGSKKRYAGLTGSGEDQHLVFKGLEAIRTDWTPLAQTFQRELYSRIFHNQPWQEYVRATIASLMAGELDDQLVYRKQLRRPLGEYQRNIPPHVRAARLADEENARLERPARYQNRGAIKYVWTTQGPEPLEYLRSPPDYQHYLERQLQPVAEGILPFIGEDFATLATGQLGLF, from the coding sequence GTGGCCGAGACGCGACAGGGCTTTTTGCTCACCCGCCACTGGCGGGATACTCCCCGGGGCACCGAAGTCAGCTTCTGGTTGGCGACGGACAAGGGCCCACTGCGCGTAGTGCTCCCTCCCCAGGAGTCGGTCTGCTTTATCCCCGACGCTCAACGCGAACTGGCCAGCCGCCTGCTGGCCGGTGAAAACCACTGGCGACTGGCGGATCTTACCTTGCGCGACTTCCAGCGCCGCCCGGTCTGTGGGCTATACACCCGTCAGCATCGCCAGATGATGCGCCTGGAAAAACGGCTGCGCGAAGGCGGCGTACACCTCTGCGAAGCCGATATTCGCCCACCCGAGCGCTATCTGATGGAACGCTTTATCAACGCCCCGGTCCGGGTCAGCGGCGAATGGCAGGGCAACGCGCTGGTCAATGCCCGTATGGCCCCGGAGCCTGACTACCGCCCGCCGCTTAAATGGGTCTCCCTGGATATCGAAACCAGCCGCCATGGCGAACTGTACTGCATCGGCCTGGAGGGGTGCGGCCAGCGAACCGTCTATATGCTGGGGCCGGAAAACGGCGACCCGCAAGCCGTAGATTTCGAACTGGAATACGTCTCCAGCCGCCCGCGTCTGCTGGAAAAGCTTAACGACTGGTTCGAACGCCAGGATCCCGACGTACTGATCGGCTGGAACCTGGTACAGTTTGATTTGCGAGTGCTTCAGAAGCATGCGGAGCGCTACGGCATTCCCCTGAGACTGGGGAGAGCGGGCACGGCACTGGAATGGCGCGAGCACGGCTTTAAACCCGGCGTCTGGTTCGCTCAGGCCGAAGGACGGCTGATTATAGACGGTATCGAAGCGCTGAAATCCGCCTTCTGGAACTTCAGCTCGTTCTCGCTGGAGACCGTTGCCCGTGAGCTGCTGGGGGAAGGCAAAGCCATTGACGATCCCTGGCATCGAATGGGCGAAATAGAACGCCGCTTCAATGAGGACAAACCGGCCCTCGCCACCTACAACCTGAAAGATTGCGAGCTGGTGACCCGCATCTTCCATAAAACGGAACTGATGCCGTTTCTGCTGGAGCGCGCCACCGTAAACGGCCTGCCGGCCGATCGCCACGGCGGATCGGTGGCCGCCTTCTGCCATCTCTATTTCCCCCGTATGCACCGCATCGGTTATGTGGCCCCTAATCTCGGCGAGGTACCGCCCCAGGCCAGTCCCGGCGGCTATGTGATGGACTCGCGCCCGGGGCTCTATGATTCGGTACTGGTACTGGATTACAAAAGCCTCTACCCCTCGATCATCCACACCTTTCTGATCGATCCGGTGGGACTGGTGGAAGGGATGGCGCATCCGGAACCCGAACACAGCGTGGAAGGTTTCCTGGGGGCCTGGTTTTCCCGCAGCCAGCACTGCCTGCCCGCGATCGTGACTCAAATCTGGCAAGGACGCGAAGCGGCCAAACGCCAGGGCAACCGCCCGCTCTCTCAGGCGCTGAAGATCATTATGAATGCCTTCTACGGCGTGCTGGGCACCAGCGCCTGCCGCTTCTTTGATCCCCGTCTTGCCTCTTCGATCACCATGCGCGGCCATGAGATCATGCGCCTGACCCGGGAGTGGATCGAAGCACAGGGCTTTGATGTGATCTACGGCGATACCGACTCCACCTTTGTCTGGCTAAAGCGGGCGTACAGCGATGACGAAGCCCGGGCCATCGGGCAGCGCCTGGCCGATGGTGTTAACCAGTGGTGGCGCCAGCAACTGGGGGAAAACCAGCGGCTTGAGAGCGCGCTGGAGCTGGAGTTTGAAACCCACTTCACCCGCTTTCTGATGCCCACCATTCGCGGCACTGATGCAGGCAGCAAGAAACGCTATGCCGGGCTGACCGGCAGCGGGGAAGATCAACATCTGGTCTTTAAAGGACTGGAGGCCATACGCACCGACTGGACGCCGCTGGCTCAAACTTTCCAGCGCGAACTCTATTCGCGCATCTTCCATAACCAGCCCTGGCAGGAATACGTCCGCGCCACTATCGCCAGCCTGATGGCTGGTGAACTGGACGATCAGTTGGTCTATCGTAAACAGTTACGGCGCCCGCTGGGTGAATATCAGCGCAACATCCCGCCCCACGTACGCGCCGCCCGACTGGCGGACGAAGAGAACGCCCGGCTGGAGCGCCCCGCCCGCTATCAGAATCGCGGCGCCATCAAGTATGTCTGGACCACTCAGGGGCCCGAACCGCTGGAGTATCTGCGTTCGCCGCCAGATTACCAGCACTACCTGGAGCGCCAGCTTCAGCCCGTGGCCGAAGGGATACTGCCCTTCATTGGCGAAGATTTTGCTACACTGGCTACAGGGCAACTGGGGCTTTTTTGA